The Acetonema longum DSM 6540 DNA segment GCTGGACGAGCAGAGGCGTGCCGCGGAAAAAAGATACATATACTTTAGCGGTCTGCACAAGTACTTTGATCTTGGAGATTCTCATCAATGCCACTGCCAGGCCGAGAATTACCGCCCCTAACATAGCCAGCAGGCTGAGATGAATCGTAACCAAGGCCCCCTGCGCTAAAACCGGCAGAGAGCCAATCACAATATCCCAGTCCCTACTTGCTGACATCTTGCCCAAACCACTTGTGCGATATCTTTACATAAGTGCCGTCCGCCTGTATTTCCCTGATAGCCTTGTTAACCGCTTCAATCAGCTCCGGTGACCCCTTGCGGAATGCAAACCCCATTTTTGCTTCATCAAAGGTTTGGCCCGCCACTGCAAGATTATGACTGGAATTCTTCAGAAAATATTCGGCGATGAATAACCGGTCATTCACTGTTGCTTCAATACGCTTTGCCTGCAAATCGGCGAAAATTTCATTGGCTCCCTTATAATGCCGGATATTGGCCCCGGCTTTTTGGGCAATTTCTTCCCAGTTGCTGCTTTGGGTTACACCGACTTTCCGGCCTTTAAGGTCCTCTACGCTGCTGATGTTTGTTGTCTCTTTATTCACAATGACCTGAGCGCCGGAAACCGTGTAGGGGGTCGAAAGATCATACTTCTCCAGCCGTTTTTCATTAATGGATATCTGATTGGCAATTACGTCAAACCGTTCAGAATCAAGACCGGCAAACATCGCCTTCCATTCAGTGGGAACAAATTCCGCCTTAACACCCAGACGTTTGGCCACTTCGATAATAATCTCAACATCGAATCCCTGTAATTCGCCTTTCTCATTTTTAAAAGTGAACGGAGGATAAGTTCCCTCGGTACCAATTTTTAACGTACCGCGTTTCTGAATGGTTTCCAGTAGTGTCTGTTTTTTGGCGTCCTCCGTTTTTGCGGTTTGCGTTCCGCAACCAGCCAGTATTATAGCAAATAACCCGGTAATAATGAATCCAATAAGCGCTAATTTTAACTTTTTCATAGTTTCAACCTCCATCTAATTTTATGATAACTTTAAATTAACCTTGCTGCTCCCATCTAAAATGATGGTGGTTGTCGAACCACCGTACACGGCCGGCGTCGGTGACAACATGCCTTCTATAACACTCCCTTCAGGGCCGATATCATATCAGTACGCAGAAAGCAAAAAAGGCCAAGGAAGATCTCCTCAGCCTTCAGTCTTTCTGATCAGCATCGTTGCAGCTACCGGCCCTGTTCAGCCGGTTATATTTTTTTTGATTCAGCCGCATTTTACTGCAAGCCAGCCTTTTCCACCCATACAGTATAAGTGGAATCGCCGTTCGCTTCCACTGAGATCACTTTGTGCCCCTCATCTTTTAAACTGCGGGGAACATTGGTGATAGGCTCGCCTTCATGCATGCGGATCTTTAGAATTTGTCCGTCCTCCAGCTCCTCCATAGCCACTTTGACTTTTACGAAGGTCATGGGACATACCACATCGGTAATGTCTAGGAAGGCAGCAACTTCTTTTTCATTCATAAAATGGCCTCCAGTTCCTGTCTCAGCCGGCCCCGTCCCACCCTGTCGAGGGTCTTGCCAAAGCGCTCGCCCGGCTTGCCGTGCTCCTTGAAAAAGGCTAATGTTTTTTCGACGACTTTATGCAGCTCATCGTGGGAGAACAGACGGGGAAGCAGTTCTTGCCCGATGGCGATTTGGTTGCCAAACAGCCCGCCGAAAGACAGGAGGTAACCGCTGGTTCCTTCCCAAGCAGCTGTGGGGCAGGACTTGACACATTTGCCGCAGTAAACACATTTATCCGGGTCAAAGGCCAGTTTTTTCTCCTGCTTTTGAACCTGAATGGCTTTTGTCGGGCAGACTGCTTCGCACAGGCCGCAAAAACTGCAGGCTCCCGCTGTCCAGGCCGGCTGCATGCCGCCTTTTACTCCCAGGTCATTTTCTTCGGCCTTCAGACAGTTGTTGCGGCAGCCGGTGATTCCCAGCTTAAATTTATGAGGTACTTCCCGGCCACAGTATTGCTGGTCAAATTCTTTGGCCAGGGCGGTGGTGTCAATCAGCCCGTAGGAACAGATGGCATTGCCCTGACAGGCGGTGACGGTTCTAACCCGCGGACCGCAGGTTCCCACCTGAACATGCCCTTTGGCCAGCTCCGTCTTGACTGCTTCAATATCCTCCAGCCGAATGAAGGGGATCTCGATGCCCTGACGGGCAGTTAGGTGGATATAGCCTTGTCCGTACTGCTGGGCCACCTCATATATTTTCTTCAATTGCTCCGCCGTAACCTGTCCGCCGATCACTCGAAGGCGCATGGCAAACCGGTCGGGCTGAATCTGCTGCATAAAGCCACCCTTTTTCAGGGCCTTATAATCTACTGCCGTCATTATTGTTCCTCCCCATTCAGCGTGATCTTTTCTTCTGCAGCCACACCGTTCTGTATGTTAAAGCTCTTTAAAACCGGATTCCCCTGTTCGGCTAAGGAGACGATAAGGTAACTCGCCCCAGGGTCAAAGGCCAGCCTTTTATCTTCCTCCGACGGCCTGGCCGGTGTGGAAGGATGGCTGTGGAAATTGCCTAAGAGCACCCAACCGTTGGTTCTCATGGCCTTGACAGCTTGGAACTGTTCTTTTGGGTCCATAGCAAAATGCTCCGGGCTATGATCCAGATTGGTCAATGGGTATATTTCCTGAACGGTCTTTTGCGCTCCTGCTATGATGCCGCCAAGGAGGCCGCAGGCTTCATTGGGAAGGCCGTTCAGGCAATGGGTTACAATCTTGTCATAGTGCCGTTGGCTGAGAATCAGCATACAATCACCCCTTTAAGTCGCAGACAGGCTGCTGATAATCAATCAGTTCGGTTAGTTCAGTTATTGTTGGCTGATCGCCGCATACCTGGCATTTATGGTTATGGGAAAGCTTCACTTTATGAAAATCCATAGCCAGCGCGTCATAAGTCAGCAAGTGTCCGTTTAAAAGTTCACCGACGCCCAGTATATATTTTATGGCTTCGGTAGCCTGGAGGGTGCCGATGATTCCCGCCATCACTCCCAGAACCCCTGCCTGCCTGCAGGCGGGAACGGCATCCGGCGGCGGCGGTTCCTTAAAAATACAGCGGTAGCACGGTCCCTGGCCGGGCAGGTAGGTCATGGTCTGACCAAAGAAACGGATAATGCCGGCATGGGAAAATGGCTTGGCCATAAGAACACAGGCATCATTAATCAGAAATTTGGCGGCAAAATTGTCGGTGCCGTCAATAATGAAATCATAATCCTTGTCTTGGATGATGTCGCGGATGTTGTCGGCCCGGACCCATTCCTGATAAGTCGCCACCGCAATATCCGGATTCAGCAGCCGGATGGTTTCCTGACCGGATTTGACTTTTGGCTTGCCTACATCACCGGTAAAGTGAATGATCTGCCGCTGCAGGTTGGATAAGTCGACCACATCCGCGTCCACCAGCCCGATTGTGCCGATGCCGGCTGCCGCCAGAAACATGGCTGCCGGCGCCCCTAATCCGCCGGTCCCGATAACCAGCACCCTGGAGTTCAACAGCTTCTGCTGCCCCTTAACACCGACTTCTTTCAGGATGATGTGCCGGGAATAACGCTCCAGCTGCTCGTTGGTAAAGCTTATACCTCCCATTTCTGGCCGCCTCCCATAAAATAGAGAAACTCTACCTCGTCGCCATCCCTGATGACAGTAGTGTCAAAAGCATCCTGCTGCAGCAGGGCTTCGTTGATTTGCACCGTAACATAGTCGGGCATTTCTACCTTTTGCTGTGTCAAAAGTTCCCTAACTGTCAGTGCTTTATCCAGCTGTATTTCCTTGCTGTTTACTTTGATTTTCACTCATCCGTCACTCCGTTCCCATAAAACAGTAAGTCTGCTGCAAACAAAAAAGCCAAAGAAGTTGCGTCTGCAGTTTGCTTCTTTGGCCTTCAGTTCTCTGATCAGCCTGAACTATTTTATTCAATAAATGCTTCGTTGTTCTTTTTTGATATTACGATTCTTTGAGCGTTTTGTCAATGTAATTCTCGATTTCCGATTCGTCAAAGCCAAAGGTTGTTTACCTTCAGCGCCCGGCCGGTTTCCGTTATGGTGTGAGCTATCAAGAATTTTTGACCGGGTCTTGTTACAAAGTAAACTATGGAGTAAGGCTTTGTGATAAAAATGATACGGTGGTCAAAAAATACTGTAGCCCGACGAATAGCCCAGTTCGTTGGGTTACAGCATCTTCCATTTATCTGGCCAGTTCATAGATGGCCCGGGCGTAGATTTTGGCGCAGAGCACTAAATCATCCAGGGTAATATATTCATCCGGCTGGTGACAGAGATCAGGCTGTCCCGGAAACTGCGGGCCAAAGGCAACGGTATTCGGCAGATGTTTGGCGTAGGTACCGCCGCCAATGGCGATGGGGTCGACAGTTGTTCCGGTTACAGTCGTGAATACCTTTTGCAGGGTAGTGATCAGCGAATGATCCTTCGGAAAGAACAGCGGTTTGCCGAAGGTGAAGGATGCCAGATCAATGCCGAGATTGTTTGCGGCGGACTGTAACTTTTCTATCAGCTGTTCGCCGGTCCAGGTGACGGGAAACCGCACATCGCATGTCAAAGCGACGGTATCGCCCGTAAAGCGGAGCAGGCCCGCATTGAGTGTCAGGCTGCCTGACGCCTCATCCCGGTAAGCAATGCCCAGGGAGCGTCCGTCGGTTTCCCGGCCGATGGCGTCAGTGACTGCCTTGAGGTAAGAAACCAGATCAGCCGGCAATTGGCATTCGGCCAGGAATGCCAGCAGTTGCATGGCGGCGTTGATCCCCTGGTGGGGCAGGCTGCCATGGGCTGCTTTTCCCCGGGAGACGATCTGAACCGTTCCGTCGGCGGCAAGAGAGGCTCCCAATTCTACCTTGTGACAGTTGGCGAAGGCGGCGCAGGCATTGATCAGCGCTTGAGGCTCCCGGGCGCTTAATACGGCTTCGGCCCGGTCCGGCACGATATTCACCCTCTCGCCGGCATGGAGGGAGCGCAGGCGGACCGAGTCGCCGGCCGCCGTCAGTTTTTTCGCCAAAGTAAACTTGCAGCCGCCCTTTTCCGCATAAATAGTTGGGAAAGACGCATCCGGCGTGAATCCGGCCACTGGCGGCTTTTCTCGGCCGGCGTAATAATCCATGTCCTTGCTGCCGGTTTCCTCGCTGGTGCCAAAAATGATCCGTACCCGCTTGGTTAAAGGCAGGTTAAGGTTTTTGACCGCAGCCAGGCCGAACAAAGCAGCCATGATAGGACCTTTGTCGTCGGACGCACCGCGCCCGTACAAACGGCCCTCATGGATTTCCCCGCCATAGGGAGGATAGGTCCAGTTGCCGCCTTCCGGCACCACGTCAAGATGTCCCAGCACGGCAACATAGTCTTCCCCGCTGCCGTATTCCGCATACCCTACATACCCGTCCAGATTGACGGTATGAAATCCCATCCCCCGGGCGATTTGCAGCGCACACTCCAGGGCCCGTCCAACTTCCGCTCCAAACGGACAACCATCCACCGCATCGCTTTCCACGCTGCGCAAAGTGATAATCTCCTGGGTAGCCTTAATCAGAGCGTCTGTTTGACGTTCTACTTCTTTTTCCAGATTCAGAGTCAGCCCCTCCCCCATTTACCAATATGCACCATTTATTATACCCTATTGCGGGAAATCTGTAAAATACCGGATCTGCGTTACCTGAATCTCCTCAGGAAATCGACGGAGCTATCGGACCACGGGAAAAGTCGCTTTAAAAATCCAGATAGCGTTATCTGGATCTTTCAGATCAACGAACTTCACGGTAATAATAAAAACACTAAAAGCATCAAGGGAGATAAATCCGCTTGCAGCCTTCAGTGTTTCTGATCAGCAACCATTTTCAATTAACTTGTCTCAAACGATACCCTGTTTTGCTGTTTTCGTCAATAGACCTGTAGGTGATGATGATTGTCGTTTATCAAAAATCGGTAACAGTATTACAAGAACCGATGCTCACGCTTGGCTGAAATAATTTCGGTATTCATGCCGGCTTCATGCAGTCCGCCCTGATAGCGTCCATGCTCCATTTTAACGCACATATCCATAACAGTCAGCAGTCCGGCTTGACGGGCCAGTTCCGCCGCCTCCAGGTTGACGATTTTAAGTTGGAGCCAGACGGCGGCCGCCTTACAGGCAATGGCATCCTTCACGATATCCAGGCAGGCGGAGGCGGGACGGAAGATATCCACCAGGTCTATCGGTTCGGGGATGCTCGCCAGGTCCGGATAACATTTCAGATCAAGAATTTGATCCGCCTTGGGATTTACCGGAATAATCCGGTAGCCAGCCGAACGCAGATAGGTAGCCACAAAATAGCTGGCCTTCTGGGATTCGGCTGATAAGCCTACTATAGCGATTGTCCGGCAGTTGTTGAGAATCTTCCGGATGGTGGCCGGATTTTGATACAGTTCCTGCTGCTGAGACGTCAGCAGGGAGTTCATAGGGCCTGCAGAGACTGGTCCAGATCCCATAACAAATCCTCCTCTGTTTCGATGCCAATGGACAGGCGAATCAATTCCGGCCCGACGCCGCCGGCCCGCAGTTCTTCATCGGTAAGCTGCTGATGGGTGGTGGAAGCCGGATGAATCACTAAACTGCGTACATCGCCGATATTGGCCAAATGACTGAATAACTGCAGATTCTTGATAAACCGTTTGCCGGTCTGACGCACATTCTCGCCGGCTTTTTCTTTCAGACCAAAGGACAGGACGGCTCCCGCCCCTTTGGGCAGATATTTTTTCGCCAGATCATGCTGAGGATGGCTTTTAAGGCCGGCGTAAGAAACCCAAGCCACTTTGGGATGCTCCTCCAGGTATTGAGCGATTTTCAGGGCATTTCTCACATGGCGGTCCATGCGCAGAGACAGGGTTTCCACCCCTTGGATCAATAGAAAGGCGTTCATTGGAGACAGGCAGCAGCCTGTGTCCCGCACGGTTTCCGCCCGGACTTTCATGAGAAAGCCGTAATGGCCGAAAGTATCATAGAACCGTAGGTTGTGATATTTGAGCGATGGCTCGGCAATGGCAGGAAATGTTGAGTAATCAAACTGGCCTGAATCCAGCACCAGGCCTCCCAGGGAATTGCCGTGGCCGCCGATGAATTTTGTGGCCGAATACACGGTAATGGTAGCGCCGAAATCCATAGGACGGCATAAATACGGCGTAGCCATAGTATTGTCAATGATCAGGGGAATGCCGTGAGCTTTGCCCAAAGCCGCCACTTGTTCAATATCCAGGATGCTGCCTTTGGGATTGCCGATCAGTTCCCCATACAGGGCTTTGGTTTTGGGAGTAATGGCTTTTTGCCAGGCCGCGATATCTGTCGGGTCCACATAAACGACCTTGTTTCCCATTTTGCTTAAGGTATGGGTAAGCTGCGTCAAACTGCCGCCATAGAGATGAGAGGAAGCTACGACTTCATCCCCTGGCTCTAAGAGAGTCATAAACACCGCAAACTGGGCGGCCATACCGCTGGCAACCGCCACTGCCCCGGTGGCGCCTTCCAGCGCTGCCATCCGTTCTTCCAGTACCGACACGGTGGGGTTGCTGATCCGGGAATAAATATGGCCGTATTGTTTCAGATCAAATAATTCCGCCGCGTGATCCGCATCATAAAAGACATAAGAGGAAGTTTGATAAATCGGCACAGCCCTGGCCCCG contains these protein-coding regions:
- a CDS encoding transporter substrate-binding domain-containing protein; amino-acid sequence: MKKLKLALIGFIITGLFAIILAGCGTQTAKTEDAKKQTLLETIQKRGTLKIGTEGTYPPFTFKNEKGELQGFDVEIIIEVAKRLGVKAEFVPTEWKAMFAGLDSERFDVIANQISINEKRLEKYDLSTPYTVSGAQVIVNKETTNISSVEDLKGRKVGVTQSSNWEEIAQKAGANIRHYKGANEIFADLQAKRIEATVNDRLFIAEYFLKNSSHNLAVAGQTFDEAKMGFAFRKGSPELIEAVNKAIREIQADGTYVKISHKWFGQDVSK
- a CDS encoding sulfurtransferase TusA family protein, coding for MNEKEVAAFLDITDVVCPMTFVKVKVAMEELEDGQILKIRMHEGEPITNVPRSLKDEGHKVISVEANGDSTYTVWVEKAGLQ
- a CDS encoding 4Fe-4S binding protein — translated: MTAVDYKALKKGGFMQQIQPDRFAMRLRVIGGQVTAEQLKKIYEVAQQYGQGYIHLTARQGIEIPFIRLEDIEAVKTELAKGHVQVGTCGPRVRTVTACQGNAICSYGLIDTTALAKEFDQQYCGREVPHKFKLGITGCRNNCLKAEENDLGVKGGMQPAWTAGACSFCGLCEAVCPTKAIQVQKQEKKLAFDPDKCVYCGKCVKSCPTAAWEGTSGYLLSFGGLFGNQIAIGQELLPRLFSHDELHKVVEKTLAFFKEHGKPGERFGKTLDRVGRGRLRQELEAIL
- a CDS encoding M67 family metallopeptidase; translated protein: MLILSQRHYDKIVTHCLNGLPNEACGLLGGIIAGAQKTVQEIYPLTNLDHSPEHFAMDPKEQFQAVKAMRTNGWVLLGNFHSHPSTPARPSEEDKRLAFDPGASYLIVSLAEQGNPVLKSFNIQNGVAAEEKITLNGEEQ
- the thiS gene encoding sulfur carrier protein ThiS → MKIKVNSKEIQLDKALTVRELLTQQKVEMPDYVTVQINEALLQQDAFDTTVIRDGDEVEFLYFMGGGQKWEV
- the pepV gene encoding dipeptidase PepV, with the translated sequence MGEGLTLNLEKEVERQTDALIKATQEIITLRSVESDAVDGCPFGAEVGRALECALQIARGMGFHTVNLDGYVGYAEYGSGEDYVAVLGHLDVVPEGGNWTYPPYGGEIHEGRLYGRGASDDKGPIMAALFGLAAVKNLNLPLTKRVRIIFGTSEETGSKDMDYYAGREKPPVAGFTPDASFPTIYAEKGGCKFTLAKKLTAAGDSVRLRSLHAGERVNIVPDRAEAVLSAREPQALINACAAFANCHKVELGASLAADGTVQIVSRGKAAHGSLPHQGINAAMQLLAFLAECQLPADLVSYLKAVTDAIGRETDGRSLGIAYRDEASGSLTLNAGLLRFTGDTVALTCDVRFPVTWTGEQLIEKLQSAANNLGIDLASFTFGKPLFFPKDHSLITTLQKVFTTVTGTTVDPIAIGGGTYAKHLPNTVAFGPQFPGQPDLCHQPDEYITLDDLVLCAKIYARAIYELAR
- a CDS encoding CoA-binding protein gives rise to the protein MGSGPVSAGPMNSLLTSQQQELYQNPATIRKILNNCRTIAIVGLSAESQKASYFVATYLRSAGYRIIPVNPKADQILDLKCYPDLASIPEPIDLVDIFRPASACLDIVKDAIACKAAAVWLQLKIVNLEAAELARQAGLLTVMDMCVKMEHGRYQGGLHEAGMNTEIISAKREHRFL
- a CDS encoding O-acetylhomoserine aminocarboxypropyltransferase/cysteine synthase family protein, which translates into the protein MLLSAKRTFGFDTRMVHAGHIPDTQTGARAVPIYQTSSYVFYDADHAAELFDLKQYGHIYSRISNPTVSVLEERMAALEGATGAVAVASGMAAQFAVFMTLLEPGDEVVASSHLYGGSLTQLTHTLSKMGNKVVYVDPTDIAAWQKAITPKTKALYGELIGNPKGSILDIEQVAALGKAHGIPLIIDNTMATPYLCRPMDFGATITVYSATKFIGGHGNSLGGLVLDSGQFDYSTFPAIAEPSLKYHNLRFYDTFGHYGFLMKVRAETVRDTGCCLSPMNAFLLIQGVETLSLRMDRHVRNALKIAQYLEEHPKVAWVSYAGLKSHPQHDLAKKYLPKGAGAVLSFGLKEKAGENVRQTGKRFIKNLQLFSHLANIGDVRSLVIHPASTTHQQLTDEELRAGGVGPELIRLSIGIETEEDLLWDLDQSLQAL